The Falco naumanni isolate bFalNau1 unplaced genomic scaffold, bFalNau1.pat scaffold_378_arrow_pat_ctg1, whole genome shotgun sequence nucleotide sequence AGCGGGCCTGGCTGTGACCAGCCGCCCACCCAACCGCTTCCAGCGCTTGCTCAGCACGCCGCTGAACGGGCAGCCGCTGCCTCCGCCCTCGACGCTCAGCAATGCCAACAGGCCTGGTGAGTCGGAGTGGGCCATGTGGGGTCTTGGTGGGTTTTTGAGAAGCGCTGGGTGGCATGGGATTTGAAAATCAACGCTCTCCTGAGGGAGAAGGGTTACCTGTCCTTGCTGGTGGCATCTCAGTTCACCTGGTGTAGGGAAGCTGTTGTTGTTTATGCAGGTAGATCTGCTGCCAGTAAGCATGAGTAGCATGGTTCACATGTATTTCAGGCTGCCTGTAGACTACAGTACAGTCTCTGTTGCGTACTACACTAAGAACACCCTTGCTCGATCTCtggagctggcacagctctaCCAGATGCACGTTACTGCTTCTTGCCCGTCAGTAAGGATGCCCATCAGTAGGGATGCTTAATAAGCTGTCATTAAATGTGTGTGAAACAGTGAGTCATGTGAAGTGGTAACTAGAGCATCCTGTTAGTTTTGTGCAAAGGAGACAAGACCTGGTAGTAAGATTTTTGTCTGTTGTCTCCTGAAAAAGAACTCACAAGCTACGTAGTTTTTAAAAGGGATTGCATGAGTAGGTGAGAgctaattagaaaataatactgCTGAAAAGCCCTAGAacgtgttttctttctttctaaccCTCTTTGAGAGGATCTGAGTTTTCCCAAGACAAGTCTGAGCCCTCAGGATTATTCCACAAATTTTGTATCGGCCCTAAAGCTTTGTAGTTGGCGCTGTGTAAGGAAGATGTGAATATCTTGCTTTGCAGTGCTCTtgggctgctgccagaagagcaCTCCGGCTTCCCATTCCCTTGGTGGCATGTTAACTGTCATCTTCCTTGCAGCTGATACAGCAGCGTGTTGGTTCAGCGCAGTGATCGGAGAAGACTTTAACAGCCTATTTGTGGCTGGCTCTTGGACCCGGGTGATGCACCCCATGGGTGCAGAGCTGTAAGGTGCGGTGTAGGAGAAGCGGCAGGACTGTGCGaccaggagaaggggagaagcagTTGACGgtactgctctctgcagcaccgGCTGGCGTTTAGAGCAGAGTAGGGTATCCCCATACTCTTGGTTACTGTGTCAGGGTAGGAACTGTCATCTAATTCAAGTGGTGTTTTCCATGATGTGTGTGGAACTGCACGTGCAATACCAAGAAGACAAAATGAAGCATCTGAGAAGGGATGGAACTTATTTCAGTAGGGAGGCTAGGAAGCATTTAAACTAATGATTTGATGTTAACCTTGTTAAGGCTAAGGTGAGTCATTGCAGACTTCAGTGACATGTGGTTTGTCTGATGTAATGCAGACCATTGGTAAAGGAAATTATGAGAAAGAGATgactctttcattttttgttctctgtttttatGGCTGCAGTTTCAGAGTTTTTGCTCTAGGAGTCTCATTTTCTAGAAagacagaacaaggaaaacattGGGGTTTCTGTGCAGTCAAGTTCTGACGGGCTGACAATGCACTGTGCGCTCTGTACTGACTGTTTAGGGGCACGTCTGTTCCCAGTGTCTTGCAGGGTGTAACGCTCTGTTAAACATTCAGGAACAATTCCTGGACAGCAACTGGAGGTTGGTAACTTGGCATCCCGTGGTGTCTTGTTTACGTGTTAGAACTAGATAATCTTCATGTCCCTATCCAAaggtaaaatataaacaaaagaattttcatACCCCTGCTCCTTCTCTGTTTATAAATGGTGAAAGTACTGAACAGGAAATAAACGGTCCTATACATTAAGTCTTAGCAAATCTTCAGGGTCAGCTGGTATTTATTTAGTGATTCTTAATGGTTAAATGTGAACTTGCAGAATAATGACTGTATGTTAGTGATTTCTTGAATTAGTTTTCATCAGAGGAGTGCAAGAGGTAAATGTgaggctatttttaaaaaaagtccttttgagTGAGAATTGGAAACTACAGGTCTGAGAAAGCCTGGCTTCTAGATCAACCCTATTGACGTGAACCGTCCTGAAACTCGTAATTCTCCTGGCTAAATGCAGTCCTGCAGGGGAGTCACAAATGCAGTAGTTCTTGCAGAAATCAATGAGCACAGGCGTTTGCGGTGTTACTGTCAGTGTTTCCACAAAGTCACCGAAACGGAAATTGAGCTGTCATGgtataaaagcaaataccattTCATGAAACAGTAACTGTCTGAGAGAGGAAACTATAAAATAatagagaagaataaaaggaCTATCTAGGAAATAACAAAATGGCAAAGTCTGGGATATTTTAGTCTGCACTGAACTAGTTGAGCTGACTGCGAAAAAAATtggctttgaaatttttttcttgaccaAATAAATTACTTGTAATAAAGTACTTGCAAAGTCCTTTGGAGGATTTTGACATTGCCCTTCCCTTAGCTGTTTGTGAGCTGTCAGTAGTGGAGTTTGGTCAAATCTTGCTTTATGATGTCCCTTTTTTAGAATGTATTGTCTGATTTAACACACCGTACttcaaaaattgcttttgtttggtttagtaAGTTACTACACATTTTGATTTATAGCACATTTCTAAATATGGGTAACTCGTTACTGCCAGTTTAAGGAGATTGAATGCTACGCAGACACCTCTGTGTTGGCGCTTCGCTCGTGTGCCACACAGCAGTTACTGCTTGCTCGGGTCTAAGAGTACAGTCTCCTTTCTGGATTAAGTACGCTGGAGCAAAGGTCGTCTTCCCAAATCATGTTGTAGAGCCTTGGCTCCTCATATTGCCTTTCTTTGCCTGTGAAAACTCCTTTCCTTAACACTTGTTTCGCTTTATTTTGTACCCACTGCAGGACTGCTGACTGTAGGACAGTTTCATCAACTTTACGGTCAAGGTGTTTTCTCTCCTTACTCCTACATGGCAACCTCGTGCCAAGCCCCCAGCACTTTACCAGCACAAAGATTAGATGCGACTCCAGTCCCTTCCACTTGGATCCAGCAGGGACCACTTGGGTTGCTGCCAGGGCAAGGGGCTTCCCCAGCTTTTCCAGATAAAGGGGCTGCCTTTCCTGTACTCCAGACACTTCCAACAGGAGCCACGTACACACTCCAGCCTGTGGCTTCTCTTCCGCCACTTCAGCAAGGGACCCAAAGCGTTGCCACATCCATTGCAaattgcagcagctctgcatcttcAGTGCCATGCTCAAAAGCCTGCTATCCAagaggtatgaaaaaaaatgtctgcatttgcttttcaaaaacagattttaaagtgagactttcaaatatttttctacaataCTCCGCCATGTGTATATCTCAAATGAGAACTAGAAAGTGTCAAGTCTAAAAGGAAGATGGACCTAAAGCAAAAGGAGTTTCTGTTTGGTATTCGTGTCCTTCCTCCAGATTTTGTGTGTCCCCTGGTGATTTTCTGGATAGCCTTTCTGTTGAGGTGAAAGGGCGAGGAGAAGAACATTTGTCCAAAACTAGTCGGTGTGAGGCtagctttcatttttgtttttttaattaagcaaaacTTGGACAATGATATTAAAGCACTGAGACCTTGTTAAGAAGTAGTATCCTAGGCCTTGGTCTCATGTTTTTCCCGGTTAAGGTTTTAAACTCAAAGATCAGTTAAAAGTATTGTGcagaacaggggtcctcaaactttttaaacagggggccggcgtgcggatTAGatggcaggcagtcatctgcggctgcttggtttccccctccaacccccggcgggggtggtggtggtgtgggggttctgtaaatacggggggctggattgaggaccctggggggccatatccggcccgtgggctgtagtttgaggactcctgGTGTAGAATATTTCATTCTGCTCATACTGTTTTTgtatctgaattttttttcttgcttagcttctttatgttgtattttttgatGCACTGAAGACTAGAAAGTACAAAAGTCTTggctcctttcttttttctaaattatttctgccacaATTGTCAGTCTCACTTAATCACtcaattacaaaataaatcagtctcacttaagtgtttttattcttcagaagaGGAGTTGAAGcaaattactgttcttttccttgcccTTACCTTGAATGGGAAAAATCACATGATAGGGTATTTTCTGGGGAGTGGTGGTGTatttgttgtgggtttgtggtgttttttttaatttccctaaaacttctgaaattcagaacagtGATTCTTTCCTTGAACAAACTAAAGCTCAGTtgttattctttccttctgcctgctcctcctttgGCAGCCGCACCTTCACAAAGACAGCTATCTATCCCTGTTTAGAAATCCTACACGGTGAAATCATTAAATCTTTTGTGCATCTCTTCTGAGACCTCTGCTGAGAACATTTCAGACAATAATCAACAGTTCCCGTAACGTCATTTTTGTCAAGGAAGGGTTCTGAGGAGCTGGGCATTTCTTGTAGACACACTTAAATGTTTAAGAGACAGGCAACTCCTGCCACGTGCTCCTTATGCAGAGATTACTGTGGTGGCCAGAGTGTGCAGCCTGCCTTACCAGATGCTAACTATTAAGTCTTCTCCCAGGAGCAGGTGTCctgagaatcacagaatggtttgggttggaaggggccttaaagatCAGCAagttcccacccccctgccgtgggcagggacaccttctatTAGACCAGGTAGCTCCAAGCCTCATCCAGGATACTTGCTTCATTAAGGTGGGAGGTGGTCCCCGCTTTGTGTCTCTATTGGTACAGAGCATAGGCTGAAACTCATCATGATGAATTGTAGTTGTCTCTGTCTCAGCTAAGGCCCCAGCCCTCTCCCGTAgtcaagggaaggaaaggggcgTCTCGGGTGCGATTCACGTAGCTCAGTTTAGAGTTTGTCTTGGGGTGAGATTACTGGTGTCCTGGAAGTGCCTGTTTTGAAGTACTGCCTGCAGGGGAGCTGAGGGAGACCAGCGTAGATTTAGACATGAATATGGAGATCTCTCTCACTGGATGACGCTCCTTTTGCTTTAAGTTTAAAGGACAACTTGGCTATGTTGCTCAGGTAGAATCttctggggtgggaggtgggtgtGAGAACGCAGTGAAAACATACCAAATTTTGCAAGGTgtaatcaaaactaaaatacagaaacttagGGAATCTGAGGCGTTTGAAACCTCCAGTGAATTAATTAGCGTTTCTGAGAGTGTAAGTGACATTTCACTGGAGTATgataaatcttttaattttcactgtcacTCTAGGACTGTCTCAGTGGTTTTACTTCTGTGCCTGTGTATCTCTTAATCTCTCCGCTATCCTTTCTTCTATATATTATAACATACAGAATGCTGAAAGTGTGTTTCTTCATATGTCCACATGAAAAAGTCTGGTTTCCTTCATCAtgagagcacagcagcaagatTAGTTTGTTTGGAAAGTGATAGTTAACCTTAAGATATGTATTTAGTAAGTGAGAGAACTAAAGAATGTATGTTCAATCTTATTCTTGACTCTattcatttcacttttgaagtcccattaaatgaaatcaaagtagAACTTTgtcaaaagatttatttttgtgtgtattcaAACTTGTTTGTTAACTTCCGTGACAAAAAGATTTCCCTGGTTTTTCATTATGATTCTTATTGAAAAGTCAGTAACATAAAATATGCTCAtgtaagtctttttttccccactagcCTTAGACCATAATTAGTTTAAGGATTTAGTTCTGTTTACTTTCAACTATCTGCAAAACCTTTGACAGTAGTAGAATCGCATCAAAGAAATGCGTTGAAGCTTTATTATCTGAGAGTgtctaataatgaaaaatcagtcatgGAGACCATGTGAGACATATTAGTTATTGGTGCCACCTGACAGTGCAAATCCAGTCGCGCCTTTTGAATGCATCTGTGCCTGTAGGGTTCATTTACATATGAAGACCTTTCTGGTGAGTGGTAGTTTAGGAGTAGTCATGATATTCTTCGGAATGATACACTCTTGGTTAagataattcattttctttgtaagtcTTAAAATTCACATGGTCACAAGTGTGTATGAACACCTAGGCTCAGCTATGTGAATACGCTTTCTGTGGTGTATTGTGACAAGAAACTCAAGCAGCCAAATCAGAGAGGTGATACTAAGACACAAAAGACTCTGATTATGAAGTTtctgcatgtatgtgtgtgtgttaccAATTTTacaatatatgtttttaatatatctatacatatcttaaatatttttaaggttaaGAAATTGGTCTTAAAATGACTTGGGAGGTAACAATAAATTTCTGGAATGTCGTTTACTGTGTGATTATTGAAATGTTTAATCAAAGTAAGCAATAGAGCTCTGCACACCAGACACAAGTTCTTGCAGTCTGACAGCTGTGTTTGAATTCTTGCAGCCACACCGCAGAGttgttcagcagcagcccacacagatcctctggctggctgtgctggtcctgctgcttcAGCGTGCACCCACGACAGCTTTGTCCAGGTGAGCGTAGCCTACTGAAAGGAGGTGAAAGCGAAGGAGACTGTATGAATGAACTGCAGGTTTGTACACTTGTGAAATTAAGGACATAAATTTGAGAATGGATCTGCTTGATAAAGTGAAAGTGATGTGGTTTACAAATACCTATTTCAAAGAACCACTGAATGTTAAACGGGTAGTTTTGTAATTCAGGTTAGGTTTCAGGGTAGCAGCATAGTGGGTGTCCTCATCAGTGGAGTGTTTTTGCTTGACTTCACCAGAATCACTTTTAGTTAATGAGcctgcatttgtatttgaagAATGTTCTTGCCTGGACAAAAAGAGACTCtttaatattatgaaaatactgagaagCAGCTCCACTTCTTTGTCCCGGACAGCTTCCTGCAGTCCTGAGTTTGATTTGATGAACGAGAAAAACTAAGGTGACTTTGTGGAATGGGCCCCACCTCGGAGATCTCTTATTAAAGATAACTCCAGTACTTCCTGTAGATGCTTTATGTAATTTTAGTGGAAACTGCGCCTTATTTGGAGGGCCTGGCTTATCAGATATCAGAAGATCTGAAGTAAAAATGCAAgagcttccttttttattacagcataacgcatatacttttttcccctcacagaGGACAAGCGAAGCAAGTTATGCTTATGCGTGTTGAAAAAGGGTTGACCTACCCAAGCTTGATCATCCAGTTTCCTGTCTTGCAAATATCAACCTTTCTCTTTTATTCgtgacttcttttaaaaaataagcttatCCAAGATGGGCAGGTTATGGCCAGGATAACACGTTAGCGTAAGGCTATAAATAGCCAACAGCCAGTCATGCCGTCGATattgtagtatttatttttcgCACAGTACATCTTTGTCCTCTCACTTTGATtgtgagctgcttttttcatcCAGGACATGAGGATCCGTCTGAGCGATGGGCAGTCACAATTAAATAGCTTATCTCGGAAGGCCGAGATCCATGGGATAGTAAATCATTCCAAAGGAGTTGTCAAAGGTGGTGTTGTGGCTAGATTGAAGGATAATATACAGTGTCCAAAGGGTCTAGTAAAAATCAGTTGTTTGGAGAAGCAAGTCCGTGGGCAGTGTGTGGAGTCAGAAGAGCTTTAGGCCACTTGCTAGtggttgctttgtttcctggaaACCCCCAGCAAAAAGCTGCCGAGCATCTGGGCAGCCTGCGGGAAGGCGATCCTCTGCGTGAGAAGGCCAAAGGCGAGCAGTGCCCTGCATCAGTTCCACCAGGTCAGTAACCGGCTGTCTCTGAGCAGGGTAACACAGCTATCGTACCGCGTGGATCAACGGGACTTCTTGAGATTTCTGAGTCTTAGCATAGCATAGGTCATTTCTCCTGGAACGTGGTGACAGGCTGTGCAGGTggtacagaagacagcagtttgCCTGCGGTtcttgctgagctgtggggaaTAATCAGTTTGCCTTTTGTGTGTTCTGGGGCATATACTTCCCCAGACTTCTGCTGGGGGATGTGGCAAGCTGCAGTATTGAGCATCGGGTGTATTGATCATCCATCAGTAACCACTTGCACAAATCCTCAAAAGCGATAAAATTCATCAGCCCTGGCTgactaagcatttttatttttcttcacaaaaaatagaACTATTGCATGGTATGTTTCCTATCGTTCCACTCAATACCTTCTACCAGTTGCAGGAATTCAGTGCAATGCTGTTGAAGCGTGGTTTGCGGGGCGCTTTAGGCTGTTTGGTCCCGCTGTGTGCTGCTAGGTAGGAGTGGCAAAGCCTATACGAAACTGCTGGACCAGTCCCGAAGACAGCGAACCGTATCGGCACGCTAGTAGTCAGCAAGCTGGTTACCAGCCCCGTTTCTGTTGGATCCAGACGGTGCTTTGTGGTCTCAGAAGGAAAAGCGGGCACTCTTGGACAAGGAAGCCTAAACCTTGTGCTGTTCCTTACTGGGTCTTGCAGAGAGCATCACTCTTAAGTTTAGGAGAGATTTAAGACAGGTGGAGTTTCTGGGTCTTGgaggccagctgctgggcttgtACAGTACAcacctgagctgctgaaagTGTTAGGTGACCCTGACTGGAACACGGGCAGACCAGGCCCGTAACTAACTGGTTGGTTGGCTGCAGTTTGCTCTCCAGAAAAAGCTACAGAGAATTACTGTGTGGAATGGCAAGGGGACATAGGTGGTTATACCCAGACGTGGTGGCTGATGGTGGTGTATCTCACCAGGTTTCTGAAATCGGGGTTTCGGAGGTTTGTATTACACTCTCATCACGGTTGGTTACAAAACAGGGAGCTCAGGTACAACTTCTTACccatttttcatttgggttCTCTTAAGTGGGGTTTGGATTAGTGTGATGAATCAGTATCCTTGGGTAGGAATGAGTCTTTTGAGAGACCTCCTGCTAtcttctgcaacagcagtgctggcagctcacAACCATTAGCTCAATACTTCCCCGCTGCTTTATCATAGATGTGAACCGAGGCTACATATTGGATTTCAGcgatttttttaaatattttttttcctgcccccacctcgttttgtttttttttaatggcagccCTGCTGTTTGATTATTGCTATTACCGTGGTTATTAAGCTGTCGGTATTTCCTTGTGGAACTGAAGCGAGAGGTAACGGgaagaaataaacatgcaagaaaaaagaagaactTTCTGACCTTAAAAGCAGTCCTAagtagtttgcttttatttgtaataaggAATGATAATCAGCcatgttatttcaaaaagaaatcgAGTCTGAACTAATTCCGATTGCCCAAGCACTCAAGCCAGATTTGTGTAGTCCTAGCGGTCCCTGAAAAGGTGTGGTTGTGCTTTAATTCCTGCACACGCTACGCTAATCTTATAAGTGAAATGCCCATCTTCTCTTTCACCACTTCTGCTAAGTCAGgccatttttcctcttgagcttGAATGACCAGCAAGCTATTAGTCTTTCAGGCCCTGACTTCTCAATCTTTTATcggttttccttgttttgttgctgCCTCCCCCCATCCTTCTCCAGGTGAactaaaaggatttaaattgTACCTTTGCGTGGCCCCTTTCTCCTGTTGGAAATACACACGAGATCCTGTAGTGCATCCAAGAGGACAATATGTGCTGTAACAGCTTCAAGCTGAGGCCCCctaagaagaggcagaaaaagattCAGTATGGGTGGGTTGGTTCATTGGTTTTTGGCAGGGATGATCTTATTCCTGGACGGTTTGGTAATCCAGGTCTTACTTAGAATCCTGACTACTTATGACACTaaacaagcaaagcaacagaaatgaaacaccttattaacattttaaaagaaatagaactgaaaaaaaaatcaaatgagaGGAATAATGTTTGAACCTATCTCATAAAAACATAAAGGTGGCTTAGcctttaatgaaaagattttgcttaacAACCTAAATTCCTCaaattccaggttttatttccccctctgtttccccccaccctccacagTTTGTGGCTATCTGCAAACTGGCACATCTACACGAATCCACACTAGGACTTGCCTTCACACACCCAGGAGACAGGATCTTATCTCTTTGTGGTATCTCCATCAGGGAGAGACCAAGTCCTTCACTGGCATTTGATCTGATACGGCTTTCCTAGTAGGTGATCCTGTAGCTTCCTGTTCTCTAATTTACTCGTCTCTGGAAGTAGCTTTTCATTAACCATGACCTCAGCTAAAAGGTCTAAGGATAGTCAGGCACTAAGGACTACTCCTTCATACTGGATCTCTTCCAAAAgaaggctgtattttaaatagaccTGTTTCTGTTCAACATCATTGTATGACTTGTATTTGTCAGAAGAAATGACCCTTCTAGTGTCCTTTGACTGAGTCACCTCCAGAAGTAGCAGTACAGACACTGGCTGTTAAAATGTCATCTATCATTTCACTTGGGTAGGacttgctgctttggaaaaactCTTTCATTGtcttcattctgttttaaaggttATTCGATATATATGAATGCTACTAAAGAAATCATCACTGGATTGCTGATTGTGTCCTGTCGTCCTGTGATGtcattacagtgaaaaattttaGTAGTGTTCAGACCTGATCTGTGATGGCAAAGGCAGAGTCTCTGTAGGTTCTACAAGAAGTGTTTCTGACCTGAAATTCTGTCGGGTTTTTATGCCGATCGATGCAGACTTTGAGTTGTGCCTCTGTGGGACACTGTCATGACCGGAGAGTCCAGATGTGAGGCTGTGACAGGCAGGGCAGTTTCGCAGTATTTGCTTTCATCGGTATTTGAACTCCCACTCATCCTGGGACTGGGGCGTCCCTGGGGGGCACCCCTTGTGTAGATGTGCCTATGGACAATCACTTGAGGAGGAAAATGGTATTATTGGTTAAGAAGCGGTGAGTTCCTCAAGTTGTGTTGTCCATATGCACATTTACAGCATATGGacctttctcttttgcttaaaaatgttgtgggttatactgatttttttatacaacAACAGGAATGCTTGAGTTTCAGAAGGAACTGAAAGCAGGtggattttctctctcattttctattACGCATGTGGCACGTGAAGAGGGTGGTTCTAGTGTACCCCCACAGGGCCTACTAAGACCAGAAGTCTCTGATTTGAGTGCTTGGGTATATTTAACACCTGCGGTGCAAAGGGTGTGCAGACAATGCATCTGCAGGCATACACCAGCTCCTAGTAAGTAACCTTCTCTCCAGGATAGACCATGaatagaagaaaggaaacatgcCAAGAGTAAGGTGGttaatgaaaaccaagacaaagcagtagcttttttcttttttcttctggttaaaCTTGCTATTTTAACTGAGAATAACGGACAATCTTTCAAGCTTTTGGATAAATGGATAAACAGAATCAATACACATCCTGTCACGGTAATGTTTTGATACAAAAGttcactgcattttgttttttccagaatcCTCCAATGCAGTCATCTTACGAAGCTGAACTGATGCCGTCTGACTGGCTATGTAAtatatctgaagaaaacaggaaggcAGAAGTCAGTCTTGAAGCCACGTTTCAGGTTGCCGCTGAGGTGCGTTCAtcatgcaaagctgaaaaggtGGCAGTGGCACCTGTAGAGAGCCAGTATTCGACCCTGGAATTTAATGGAAATCAGGCACTGCCTGTTAATAGTTACACACCTTCTTCAACTGAGGAAAGCCAGCTGGAATGTCTCACTCCTGTAACTTCAGACACATCATTTCTGGTGGAAGCAGATGGAGCACTGGATTTGTCTCCGTTACAGCCTGTGACATTCTTTGTGCTGCCGATACCACTCTGTCTatagaaactgctgctgctgctacaatACTACAAAAACTTCTGACCACACaggaagcagatgaaaaacGGAGCAAAGAACCAAATCACCGCCCAGCTGAGTTCTCCCTCGtgttttttcaggaagaattgTTCAGTCCAGAGCAGGTAAGGGGTAAGGAGAGGTAAACCAACATCTTTCTTGAGCTAACTATGTTTGATAGTAATGCTAGGGTCTGGACCGATAGCTTTTCAATATTCTTGCCTGCTTAAGAACTGAAGGCCTCTTTAATTAAGCTTTTAATGGACAGTGAAGGGTTTGCTTGGTAAAGCAAGATATAAAACAGAAGAGGGAATGAAAAAGTATCCCATGTTTCCCATGTTAATGAGCATGACATGTGTCAGCCTGTTGGCCGAGTTAGGGTGCTCATTTGCATGGGAAACATGCGTAGTGCAGGTGTATTCGTGGTGATGAAGTGGATGCTTTTTTAGGTTGTAACATACCATCTTTAATCTCCAAcaaaaaagagtattttgagAATTTCTGCTGGAGGCAGGTTTTTGCTTAAATTTAGATAAAC carries:
- the LOC121082163 gene encoding LOW QUALITY PROTEIN: heat shock factor protein 5-like (The sequence of the model RefSeq protein was modified relative to this genomic sequence to represent the inferred CDS: inserted 1 base in 1 codon; deleted 3 bases in 2 codons); translation: PNTFPARLWRLVSSPRCRFPASLGASGQGLLINQPLFGCELLGAGPAVAAQPGGDGAAAAAGFSSFIRQLGLYGFRKVGMLPGSSVGGPGPGPGPEGGQGNGQLHRALHHFRSPRFCRGRPDLLVHLKRLTKGNRAKMAAGLAVTSRPPNRFQRLLSTPLNGQPLPPPSTLSNANRPGLLTVGQFHQLYGQGVFSPYSYMATSCQAPSTLPAQRLDATPVPSTWIQQGPLGLLPGQGASPAFPDKGAAFPVLQTLPTGATYTLQPVASLPPLQQGTQSVATSIANCSSSASSVPCSKACYPRATPQSCSAAAHTDPLAGCAGPAASACTHDSFVQNPPMQSSYEAELMPSDWLCNISEENRKAEVSLEATFQVAAEVRSSCKAEKVAVAPVESQYSTLEFNGNQALPVNSYTPSSTEESQLECLTPVTSDTSFLVEADGALDLSPLQPVTFFXAADTTLSIETAAAATILQKLLTTQEADEKRSKEPNHRPAEFSLVFFQEELFSPEQENTSVKSESRTSETEERQFTSGAEPVNESVEQTDSSVKSFSRKRRSSDTGNSLDLRLPVDVPRKRGCFLEDEIRE